The following are from one region of the Candidatus Kryptoniota bacterium genome:
- a CDS encoding polyprenol monophosphomannose synthase: protein MLSQVSETPSTAKASQEHKAKTLVVIPTYNEAENIGAIIRKVFSSNPDTDILVVDDSSPDGTARIVSDISLSDIRVRLLSRKNKSGLGTAYVEGFRYAIEHGYDFVVEMDADLSHEPNEIPKFHQALQNHADVAIGSRYAFGVSVLNWPMKRLLLSYSANIFARVVTGVPVNDMTSGFKAFKIEVLKSFNFNSIRSNGYAFQVEMNARAYRRGFKLVEVPIVFTERRVGSSKMSKRIVYEGVKIVLILGVGRLLKFLRLRNH from the coding sequence ATGTTAAGTCAAGTATCGGAAACCCCGTCCACTGCGAAGGCTTCACAGGAGCACAAGGCGAAGACGCTGGTTGTGATTCCCACATACAATGAAGCAGAAAATATTGGGGCGATCATCAGGAAAGTATTCAGTTCCAATCCCGATACAGACATACTCGTGGTAGACGACAGTTCCCCCGACGGTACCGCCCGGATCGTTTCGGATATTTCTCTGTCGGACATACGTGTTCGCCTATTAAGCCGCAAGAACAAGTCGGGTCTGGGGACCGCATACGTTGAAGGATTCCGCTACGCGATCGAGCATGGATACGATTTCGTTGTTGAAATGGACGCGGATCTGTCGCACGAGCCCAATGAGATTCCGAAGTTTCATCAGGCACTCCAGAATCATGCCGATGTAGCAATCGGTTCACGCTACGCCTTCGGCGTATCGGTCTTAAATTGGCCGATGAAAAGACTCCTCCTCAGCTATAGTGCAAATATTTTTGCGAGAGTCGTGACCGGTGTGCCGGTGAACGACATGACAAGCGGTTTCAAAGCATTCAAGATAGAGGTACTGAAGTCCTTCAATTTCAATTCCATAAGATCGAACGGCTACGCCTTTCAAGTGGAGATGAATGCCCGCGCATATCGCCGGGGATTCAAACTTGTGGAAGTGCCTATTGTGTTTACCGAGCGGCGCGTCGGCTCGAGCAAGATGTCGAAAAGGATCGTCTATGAGGGCGTGAAGATAGTCCTTATCCTCGGAGTCGGAAGGCTGCTCAAGTTCCTCAGGCTGAGAAATCATTGA